The following are from one region of the Nymphaea colorata isolate Beijing-Zhang1983 chromosome 7, ASM883128v2, whole genome shotgun sequence genome:
- the LOC116257803 gene encoding LOW QUALITY PROTEIN: wall-associated receptor kinase-like 20 (The sequence of the model RefSeq protein was modified relative to this genomic sequence to represent the inferred CDS: inserted 1 base in 1 codon), whose product MSFIFLPNKPASVKRPFSTVCLPIILIFVHCLIQNGVSQSTLCRKECGDLPINYPFGIDDGCGNPYFRNILVCTNNAKLELRTPSGTYTVTNISYSDPHIVISNPFMWTCLNSNSFXPSRPFSLDSSTPFSLSPLNNFLFFNCSDAVIARPRPSFCERNPDLCDSACDSSSYLCRNLPGCPSVLEQSHCCSYYPTASESLRLMLAECASYTSIYWRFVGAAPPYNQVADYGIRVDYDIPVTTHCFQCQEPAKGNGVCGFDVQSRQFLCLCDGRNSSTYCNDYTLSNPRVGIIAGTVASVSASGVIIGVVVWYFKKVKPNRPVACGVQSNVNRLF is encoded by the exons ATGtctttcatcttccttcctAATAAGCCAGCTTCTGTTAAGCGCCCCTTTTCAACAGTTTGTCTTCCTATCATTCTCATATTCGTTCATTGTTTGATACAGAATGGCGTTTCTCAATCCACTCTGTGCAGAAAAGAGTGTGGCGATCTGCCCATTAACTATCCTTTTGGTATAGACGATGGCTGTGGCAATCCTTACTTCAGAAACATTCTTGTGTGCACCAACAACGCAAAACTCGAATTGCGAACACCTTCTGGCACATATACGGTGACGAACATCAGCTACTCCGATCCCCACATTGTGATCTCCAACCCATTTATGTGGACTTGCTTGAACAGCAATAGCT CCCCGAGCAGGCCCTTTAGTCTCGACTCCAGCACCCCTTTCTCGCTCTCCCCGTTGAACAACTTCCTCTTCTTCAACTGCAGTGATGCTGTTATAGCTCGACCTCGGCCGAGTTTCTGTGAGCGGAATCCGGACCTCTGCGACTCTGCGTGTGACAGCTCCAGCTATCTCTGTCGCAATTTGCCGGGATGTCCCTCTGTTCTTGAGCAGAGCCATTGCTGTTCCTACTACCCCACAGCGTCCGAGTCTCTGCGTTTAATGCTGGCCGAGTGCGCTTCATATACCAGTATTTATTGGAGATTTGTTGGAGCTGCCCCTCCCTATAATCAGGTTGCTGATTACGGAATTCGGGTTGATTATGACATACCTGTGACTACCCACTGCTTCCAGTGTCAGGAGCCGGCAAAAGGCAATGGTGTCTGCGGTTTTGATGTTCAGTCCAGGCAGTTCTTGTGCCTCTGCGATGGAAGAAATAGCAGCACATATTGCAATG ATTATACTCTCTCTAATCCTAGAGTGGGAATCATTGCAG GAACTGTAGCTTCTGTTTCAGCTAGTGGAGTGATAATAGGAGTGGTTGTATGGTATTTCAAGAAAGTAAAACCAAATAGACCAGTGGCATGTGGAGTTCAGAGCAACGTAAATAGGCTTTTCTAG
- the LOC116256978 gene encoding UDP-glycosyltransferase 74D1-like, with protein MVRGNSGSAPHVFLLAYPAHGHINPMLQLACRLSCSSSLSVMFISAEDAITSILESGEAPKLPNLHFESFPSCTLTKGSSIDDHLAGVRRESSSCLCSLMKKHIPTCIIYDFSMPWVLEITRPLGIFSASFFTQSSTVYALYYLHYHGQVSDKALLELGSLDFHDFPSPLQPTNKHPALTPLLLDRFTNCSEPTWVLVNSFDELESEAVKFMFPRRALMTLGPLLHPAYFHRHGDQTSICNGGRVKECIEWLDGKERGSVVYVSFGSILGLSDEQMEELAWGLKDSKRPFLWVAKTPKDKIEGHGGNRVPDGFREEAGEQGLVVPWCPQLEVLNHPAIGCFVSHCGWNSTLESLCMGVPMVAIPQWLDQPTNAKLVDDVWRVGVRPMADQRGLVSREELQRCLSAVMHGEGKEGRSEARASASQWRERARAAIGESGSSSRNFEELVSKIHGRRSVVQAEALFG; from the coding sequence ATGGTGAGAGGCAACAGTGGCTCCGCTCCCCACGTCTTCCTCCTCGCCTACCCTGCCCATGGCCACATCAACCCCATGCTCCAGCTCGCCTGCCGCCTCTCCTGCTCTTCATCTCTCTCAGTGATGTTCATCTCCGCTGAAGATGCCATAACTTCGATACTCGAATCAGGGGAGGCCCCAAAACTCCCCAACCTCCATTTTGAGTCCTTCCCTTCCTGCACACTCACCAAAGGTTCATCGATCGACGACCATCTTGCCGGCGTCCGCAGAGAATCATCTAGCTGCCTCTGCAGCCTCATGAAGAAGCACATCCCAACTTGCATCATCTATGATTTCAGCATGCCTTGGGTGCTAGAAATCACAAGACCGCTAGGGATATTCTCTGCGTCATTCTTCACCCAATCTTCCACTGTTTACGCCCTGTATTATCTTCACTACCACGGTCAGGTCTCGGACAAGGCCCTGCTCGAGTTGGGGAGCTTGGACTTCCATGATTTCCCTTCTCCCCTGCAACCTACCAACAAGCACCCTGCTCTCACGCCTTTGCTCCTTGATCGGTTCACCAATTGCAGCGAGCCCACTTGGGTGTTGGTCAATTCCTTTGACGAGCTCGAATCCGAGGCGGTAAAGTTCATGTTCCCCAGGAGGGCGCTCATGACTCTCGGGCCCCTTCTCCATCCGGCTTACTTCCACAGACATGGCGACCAAACAAGCATCTGCAATGGCGGGAGGGTGAAAGAATGCATTGAATGGCTGGACGGGAAGGAAAGGGGCTCTGTGGTGTATGTTTCATTTGGGAGCATATTGGGGCTGAGTGATGAGCAAATGGAGGAGTTGGCATGGGGGCTGAAAGACAGCAAGAGGCCCTTCTTATGGGTAGCGAAGACCCCAAAAGATAAGATAGAAGGGCATGGGGGAAACAGGGTGCCTGATGGGTTCAGAGAAGAAGCAGGCGAGCAGGGCCTGGTGGTGCCATGGTGCCCTCAACTGGAAGTGCTGAACCACCCTGCAATTGGGTGCTTTGTGAGCCATTGTGGGTGGAACTCTACCCTGGAGAGCCTCTGCATGGGGGTGCCAATGGTGGCCATTCCACAGTGGCTGGATCAGCCCACCAATGCGAAGCTTGTAGACGATGTTTGGAGGGTTGGGGTGAGGCCGATGGCGGACCAGAGAGGGCTGGTGAGCAGGGAGGAGTTGCAGAGGTGCCTGAGCGCAGTGATGCACGGTGAGGGCAAGGAAGGCAGGTCGGAGGCCAGGGCTAGTGCATCTCAGTGGAGAGAAAGGGCCAGGGCAGCGATCGGTGAGAGTGGGTCTTCGTCGAGAAACTTTGAGGAGCTTGTGAGCAAGATTCATGGACGTCGATCTGTGGTTCAAGCAGAGGCACTGTTTGGATGA